A stretch of the Anopheles ziemanni unplaced genomic scaffold, idAnoZiCoDA_A2_x.2 scaffold_12_ctg1, whole genome shotgun sequence genome encodes the following:
- the LOC131292903 gene encoding uncharacterized protein LOC131292903, with amino-acid sequence MAASRSTLRVDFSKLPKRPSLMEATTLAMTKLGLSSSSIVSIRTKPASHFLHIRVKDQSLALRTVEENDGKHSLECDGKKFPIPIVMVDNSVVIKIHDLFEDITDRCITDFFARYGEVRSIRAGVWAKPYPCAGIPDGYRYVTAVLSKPVPSYVSIGGEETLITYRGQQQTCRTCRLAAHHGMTCTQGRKLVAQKTSVNERLSYASAVQNGTENPAPATVPRASTQTVRAPTDPVSTPTVPASTMLIPSSTPIIPAPASTVPESAPAVPAPTVPTSTSTVAASTSTVAASAPAGASSLTIGAPATIIPMQATSVAASTRTVPAVASFIRASALTVPAASTSTKMDNAGLQVDADASSTFKAPRVPSPSATPSSLSWQTVAGKRKTDEQTDSDVSCKSGEEPIKRKPGRPPKKTTAAKPTGVMEVDAQ; translated from the coding sequence ATGGCTGCTTCGAGAAGCACCCTGCGGGTGGATTTCTCGAAGCTCCCCAAAAGGCCGTCCTTGATGGAGGCCACAACCCTCGCCATGACCAAGCTGGGTCTAAGCAGCTCTTCAATCGTTTCAATCCGGACGAAGCCGGCATCCCACTTCCTTCACATCCGAGTGAAGGACCAGAGCCTTGCTCTAAGAACCGTCGAGGAGAACGACGGCAAGCATTCTCTCGAATGCGACGGGAAGAAATTCCCGATCCCGATCGTAATGGTCGACAATTCCGTGGTCATCAAAATCCACGACCTGTTCGAGGACATCACGGACAGATGCATTACGGATTTCTTTGCTCGCTACGGAGAAGTCCGGTCAATCCGAGCCGGAGTATGGGCGAAGCCATACCCGTGTGCCGGAATCCCTGACGGATACCGCTACGTCACAGCGGTCTTGTCTAAGCCGGTGCCGTCATACGTCTCGATTGGAGGGGAAGAGACGCTGATAACATACCGGGGACAGCAGCAAACGTGTCGAACATGCCGTCTTGCTGCACACCATGGGATGACCTGCACCCAAGGCAGGAAACTGGTGGCTCAGAAGACGAGCGTCAACGAGAGGCTGTCGTATGCCTCAGCGGTGCagaatggcaccgaaaacccTGCTCCAGCAACAGTCCCCCGGGCGAGCACACAAACCGTCCGTGCACCGACCGACCCGGTGAGCACACCGACCGTTCCGGCAAGCACAATGCTCATCCCATCGAGCACACCGATCATCCCGGCGCCCGCATCGACCGTCCCGGAGAGCGCACCGGCCGTCCCCGCACCGACAGTCCCGACGAGCACATCGACCGTCGCGGCGAGCACATCGACCGTCGCGGCGAGCGCACCGGCCGGTGCTTCGAGCCTGACAATAGGCGCACCAGCAACGATCATCCCGATGCAGGCCACTAGCGTTGCGGCTAGTACACGGACCGTCCCGGCAGTAGCATCTTTCATCCGGGCAAGTGCGTTGACCGTACCGGCAGCATCGACCAGCACCAAGATGGACAACGCCGGACTTCAGGTGGACGCCGATGCCTCATCGACGTTCAAAGCCCCTCGTGTCCCTTCACCTTCCGCTACACCTTCATCCCTTTCCTGGCAAACAGTGGCAGGTAAGAGAAAGACGGACGAACAGACGGACAGCGACGTGTCGTGCAAGTCTGGGGAGGAACCGATCAAGCGTAAGCCAGGTCGTCCTCCCAAAAAGACCACGGCAGCGAAACCGACTGGGGTAATGGAAGTGGACGCACAGTAG